The proteins below are encoded in one region of Brachyspira intermedia PWS/A:
- a CDS encoding heavy metal translocating P-type ATPase, with product MLKNKERLLFLSEIFLGLIVLILLYTLHKTIHGAIEYIIFFIPYFILGRDVFKNAALDFIKGKFMRESFLMSIATVGAIILHELPEALAVLMFYRVGEYFEDMAVDKSKRTIAALMAIRPDSANIIRENGNVEKVDISEVHINDNIIINPFEKVPLDSFIYEGESWIDTKALTGESMPRSVKVNDEILAGTINGDNTIKAKVIRAYGESSIAKILKLVQDSQNRKANIEQFISRFAGIYTPIVVFGAIFLTVIPTIIYGTEVFDNWFKRSLTLLVVSCPCAFMVGIPLTYFASIGRASKFGIMVKGGVFLDLLAKVDKVIFDKTGTLTKGEFSIRDIHNTGLYDNETLLKYAAYAETGSSHPIAVSIVEHYKNHHNGIINDSLISTHKDISGKGASSIVENKNILIGGLDLLKQNNVEISEIKENINVHIAVDSKYVGGFFIDDSVKDDTKEAIDLLNSMNIKTALISGDNVDRVEAFAKEMNIQSFKGGCLPEDKVTVLEEMMKDSKASIFVGDGINDAPSLARADIGIAMGGLGSDAAIENADVVIMDDKPSKVALAIKLAKKNHVVVLQNILLALVIKFGAIILGALGLASMWLAIFADTGVTMIVVLNALRLLYPLGEKEEAVNIDTKTCDIKVTNCGCGH from the coding sequence ATGTTAAAGAATAAAGAAAGACTTTTATTTTTATCAGAAATTTTTTTAGGACTTATAGTATTAATATTATTATACACTTTGCATAAAACTATACATGGTGCTATAGAATATATTATTTTCTTTATACCATATTTTATTTTGGGAAGAGATGTATTTAAAAATGCAGCTTTGGATTTTATCAAAGGAAAATTCATGCGTGAAAGTTTTCTTATGAGTATTGCTACAGTTGGAGCTATTATACTTCATGAACTTCCTGAAGCATTAGCAGTATTAATGTTTTATAGGGTGGGCGAATACTTTGAAGATATGGCAGTTGATAAATCTAAACGCACAATAGCAGCATTAATGGCGATAAGACCAGATTCAGCAAATATTATAAGAGAGAACGGAAATGTTGAAAAAGTTGATATATCTGAAGTTCATATTAATGATAATATAATAATAAATCCATTTGAGAAAGTGCCTCTTGATTCTTTTATATATGAAGGTGAAAGCTGGATTGATACTAAGGCTTTAACTGGTGAGAGTATGCCTAGAAGTGTTAAAGTTAATGATGAAATTTTAGCAGGAACTATCAATGGTGATAATACTATAAAGGCAAAAGTTATAAGAGCTTACGGAGAATCTTCTATAGCTAAAATATTAAAATTAGTTCAGGATTCACAAAATAGAAAAGCTAATATTGAGCAGTTCATAAGCAGATTTGCAGGCATATACACTCCTATAGTAGTATTCGGTGCAATTTTCCTTACTGTAATACCTACTATAATATATGGTACTGAAGTTTTTGATAATTGGTTCAAACGTTCTTTGACTCTATTAGTTGTATCTTGTCCTTGTGCGTTTATGGTTGGTATTCCATTAACATATTTTGCTTCTATAGGAAGAGCATCTAAATTTGGAATAATGGTTAAAGGCGGAGTATTTTTGGATTTGCTTGCTAAGGTTGATAAAGTTATTTTTGATAAGACAGGAACTCTTACAAAAGGAGAGTTTTCTATAAGAGATATACATAATACAGGTTTATATGATAATGAAACTTTATTAAAATATGCTGCTTATGCTGAAACAGGTTCTTCTCATCCGATTGCAGTATCAATAGTTGAGCATTATAAAAATCATCATAACGGCATTATAAATGATAGTTTAATTTCAACTCATAAAGATATAAGCGGAAAAGGTGCTTCATCAATAGTTGAAAATAAAAATATATTGATTGGAGGACTTGATTTATTAAAACAAAATAATGTTGAAATATCAGAAATTAAAGAAAATATCAATGTTCATATTGCTGTAGACTCCAAATATGTAGGCGGATTTTTCATTGATGACAGTGTGAAAGATGATACAAAAGAAGCTATTGATTTATTGAATTCAATGAATATAAAAACTGCATTAATAAGCGGAGATAATGTTGATAGGGTAGAAGCATTTGCAAAAGAGATGAATATTCAATCATTCAAAGGAGGCTGTTTGCCTGAAGATAAAGTAACTGTATTAGAAGAAATGATGAAAGATTCTAAGGCTTCAATATTTGTAGGCGATGGTATAAATGATGCTCCTTCTCTTGCTCGTGCTGATATTGGTATTGCTATGGGCGGACTTGGTTCTGATGCTGCTATAGAAAATGCAGATGTTGTAATTATGGATGATAAGCCTTCTAAAGTTGCTCTTGCTATAAAACTTGCTAAGAAAAATCATGTAGTAGTTTTGCAAAATATACTTTTAGCATTAGTAATAAAATTCGGAGCTATTATATTAGGAGCTTTAGGACTTGCATCTATGTGGCTTGCTATTTTTGCTGATACAGGTGTTACTATGATAGTAGTATTGAATGCATTAAGACTTCTTTATCCTTTAGGAGAAAAAGAAGAGGCTGTTAATATAGATACTAAAACTTGCG
- a CDS encoding DUF4954 family protein, giving the protein MYIFKKQDKDFRNLTNEEINFLKSQGCSSQSWEKILIKNVDLSRIKDVKFYGKVKINALNGMVKYHKKVKLLASINRATLINVYINGNVYINNVGRFIENYKIENGVIIENAGSIYMEGKSSFGNGVETSPIMEGDGRSVKIFYRLNSHIAYLVAMYRHEKVMREKINTLIDEYTKQKTRRFGKIKKYAQIINARLIKNSLIDPYATIENTDEINNTTVISTKECPSYIGTSVILKDSIVLKGAHIVDGTVIKKAFIGEGVKLGRQFSCEDSLLFANCEGEHGEMFSIFAGPYTVTHHKATLLIASHFSFFNAGSGTNQSNHMYKLGPYHHGFMERGCKTGSNSYILWPSHIGAFSTVIGAHYDNVDTSDFPFSYITEHGYHQTRLIPALNLFGVGLSRDENKWRDRDRRKGDKKDLIIFDVFSPYTVSKIIKSEKILEEIKKESNNIYNKDFLTYKNMIIKISSLDKYSKRYSIAIDLYLHNKILSYIENSKNIDEIIKNLQYNEDTIFEKWVDIGGLICAKQRVDNIIKDLENDKINDIKSLTEKFENIYNIYSEDEKSWVMNTVKSRYNINTINKENIKKLLEDHKSLLKEAYNIFYKDVEKEYDISKMVSSGIDDKTMMEKDFEAVRGTVNDNTFVIKYKKDMENKIESINNIINIL; this is encoded by the coding sequence ATGTATATTTTCAAAAAACAGGATAAAGATTTCAGAAATCTCACAAATGAAGAAATAAACTTTCTCAAATCTCAAGGCTGTTCTTCTCAGTCATGGGAAAAAATTTTAATAAAAAATGTAGATTTAAGCAGAATAAAAGATGTTAAATTTTATGGCAAAGTAAAAATAAACGCACTTAATGGTATGGTGAAATATCATAAAAAAGTTAAATTATTAGCTTCTATTAACAGAGCCACTTTAATAAATGTATATATTAATGGAAATGTTTATATAAATAATGTAGGAAGATTCATAGAAAATTATAAAATAGAAAATGGGGTTATTATAGAAAATGCCGGTTCTATATATATGGAAGGAAAAAGCAGTTTCGGAAACGGAGTTGAAACTTCACCAATCATGGAAGGCGATGGAAGAAGCGTAAAAATATTTTATAGACTTAATTCACATATAGCATATTTAGTTGCAATGTATAGACATGAAAAAGTAATGCGTGAAAAAATTAATACCCTTATAGATGAATACACAAAACAAAAAACAAGAAGATTCGGAAAAATAAAAAAATATGCACAAATAATAAATGCAAGACTAATAAAAAATTCTTTAATAGATCCTTATGCCACAATAGAAAATACTGATGAAATTAATAATACAACAGTAATAAGTACAAAAGAATGTCCTTCATATATAGGAACATCTGTTATATTAAAAGATTCTATTGTTCTTAAAGGTGCTCATATAGTTGATGGAACAGTTATAAAAAAAGCGTTTATAGGTGAAGGAGTTAAACTTGGAAGACAATTTTCATGCGAGGATTCACTTTTATTTGCAAACTGCGAGGGAGAGCATGGAGAAATGTTTTCTATATTTGCAGGTCCTTATACTGTTACGCATCATAAAGCTACACTTTTAATAGCAAGTCATTTTTCTTTCTTCAATGCTGGAAGCGGAACTAATCAAAGTAATCATATGTACAAACTTGGACCTTATCATCATGGTTTTATGGAAAGAGGATGCAAAACAGGAAGCAACTCATATATTTTATGGCCTTCTCATATAGGAGCTTTCTCAACTGTTATAGGGGCACATTATGATAATGTTGATACTTCTGATTTTCCTTTCTCATATATCACTGAGCATGGTTATCATCAAACAAGACTTATACCTGCTTTAAATTTATTCGGTGTGGGTTTATCAAGAGATGAAAATAAATGGAGAGATAGAGACAGAAGAAAAGGAGATAAAAAAGATTTAATAATATTTGATGTATTCAGTCCTTACACTGTATCAAAAATTATTAAATCTGAAAAAATATTAGAAGAAATAAAAAAAGAAAGTAATAATATTTATAATAAAGATTTTTTAACATATAAAAACATGATTATAAAAATATCCTCTTTAGATAAATATTCAAAAAGATACTCAATAGCAATAGATTTATATCTTCATAATAAAATACTTTCATATATAGAAAACTCTAAAAATATTGATGAAATTATAAAAAATCTTCAGTACAATGAAGATACTATTTTTGAAAAATGGGTTGATATAGGCGGACTTATATGTGCAAAACAGAGAGTTGATAACATCATCAAAGATTTAGAAAATGATAAAATAAATGATATAAAATCATTAACTGAAAAGTTTGAAAACATATACAATATATATTCAGAAGATGAAAAATCTTGGGTTATGAATACTGTAAAATCAAGATATAATATAAATACTATCAATAAAGAAAATATAAAAAAATTATTAGAAGACCATAAATCATTATTAAAAGAAGCATATAATATATTTTATAAAGATGTTGAAAAAGAATATGATATATCAAAAATGGTAAGTTCAGGTATTGATGATAAAACAATGATGGAAAAAGATTTTGAGGCTGTAAGAGGCACTGTTAATGACAACACTTTCGTAATAAAATATAAAAAAGATATGGAAAATAAAATTGAATCTATTAACAATATTATTAATATATTGTAA
- a CDS encoding 50S ribosomal protein L11 methyltransferase encodes MLIYSLSIKIERGFEDIIEAVIESGKLNILGFNTEFPIKEESISIVNIYNENEEILKNNLSIIEENIKGIAEYTYKIEELKSEEYLTSYMDFLKPFNIGDVTIVPNLKDFYNEECENPLYIAKQYAFGSGTHETTSLALEMIYEYSNNNDIISKSIVDVGCGSGILSLFAYKLGARNITSIDIDNDAVHCTLDNADYNSIKLDNVILGNARDLINMNLKFDLVIANIETDILIDILPDLKELLKPSSILILSGILLEKESYMINAIRENKLNTILRKRKNDWVSLMLNL; translated from the coding sequence ATGTTAATATATTCATTATCTATAAAAATAGAAAGAGGATTTGAGGATATAATTGAAGCTGTTATAGAAAGCGGTAAATTAAATATATTAGGTTTTAATACAGAGTTTCCTATTAAAGAAGAAAGTATTTCAATAGTTAATATATACAATGAAAATGAAGAAATATTAAAAAATAATCTAAGTATAATAGAAGAAAATATTAAAGGTATTGCTGAATATACTTATAAAATAGAAGAATTAAAATCTGAAGAATATTTAACTTCATATATGGATTTTCTTAAACCATTTAATATAGGAGATGTTACTATAGTACCGAATTTAAAAGATTTTTATAATGAAGAATGTGAAAATCCGCTTTATATAGCAAAACAATATGCATTCGGTTCTGGAACTCATGAAACTACATCGCTTGCACTTGAAATGATTTATGAATATTCAAATAACAATGATATTATTTCAAAAAGTATAGTTGATGTAGGATGCGGAAGCGGTATATTATCATTATTCGCCTATAAATTAGGAGCAAGAAATATTACATCTATAGATATTGATAATGATGCCGTTCATTGCACACTTGATAATGCTGATTACAACAGTATAAAGCTTGATAATGTGATACTTGGAAATGCTAGAGATTTAATCAATATGAATTTAAAATTCGATTTAGTAATAGCTAATATTGAAACTGATATTTTAATAGATATTCTTCCGGATTTAAAAGAATTATTAAAACCGAGTTCTATTTTAATATTATCAGGAATTTTATTAGAAAAAGAATCATATATGATTAATGCCATTAGAGAAAATAAACTCAATACCATTTTAAGAAAGAGAAAAAATGATTGGGTATCTTTAATGCTTAATCTATAA
- a CDS encoding glutamate-5-semialdehyde dehydrogenase: protein MQLIDLVKNAKEATYKLQSLNTDIKNNALLEIAKKIEENKDKIFEANKKDLEYAQKLLDENKISKSMFNRLKLDENKLIDVVSGIRDVVKLEDPINKVLLETELDDNLLLKKISCPIGLIAVIFEARPDVISQISSLCIKSSNAVILKGGSEGENTNKAIYSIIEETLNNIKEFPKNSVNLVFTREDIKELLSMDKYIDLIIPRGGNSLVQYIKSNTNIPVLGHADGICHLYIDESADQEKALKICLDSKAQYPSACNAVETILINKNIASEYLPKLYDLFKENEIKMNGDTEVKKILTSSDIGEVKEWHFEYGDKEVSLKIVSDIEEAYDHINKYGSHHTDSIISENKDNIEKFMTFVDSANVYCNASTRFSDGFRYGFGAEVGISTNKTHARGPVGLEGLTIYKYKIFGNYQIVNDYVTHKASFKHKRIK, encoded by the coding sequence ATGCAATTAATAGATTTAGTAAAAAATGCAAAAGAAGCCACATATAAATTACAATCATTGAATACAGATATAAAAAATAATGCTCTTCTTGAAATAGCAAAAAAAATTGAAGAAAATAAAGACAAAATATTTGAAGCAAATAAAAAAGATTTAGAATATGCTCAAAAACTTCTTGATGAAAATAAAATTTCAAAATCTATGTTTAACCGATTAAAACTAGATGAAAATAAATTAATAGACGTTGTTTCAGGAATAAGAGATGTTGTAAAACTTGAAGACCCTATTAATAAAGTATTATTAGAAACAGAGCTTGATGACAATTTATTATTAAAAAAAATATCCTGCCCTATTGGACTTATAGCAGTAATATTTGAGGCTCGTCCTGATGTAATATCCCAAATATCTTCTTTATGTATAAAATCATCTAATGCCGTTATACTTAAAGGAGGAAGCGAAGGAGAAAACACTAATAAAGCAATATATAGTATAATAGAAGAAACTCTAAATAATATAAAAGAATTTCCAAAAAACTCTGTTAATTTGGTATTCACTAGAGAGGATATAAAAGAATTATTATCAATGGATAAATATATTGATTTAATAATACCAAGGGGCGGAAACAGTTTGGTACAGTATATAAAATCAAATACAAATATACCAGTATTAGGACATGCTGACGGTATATGTCATTTATATATAGATGAATCTGCCGATCAAGAAAAAGCATTAAAAATATGTTTAGATTCAAAGGCTCAATATCCAAGTGCCTGCAATGCTGTTGAAACTATACTTATAAACAAAAATATAGCTTCAGAATACTTGCCAAAACTTTATGATTTATTCAAAGAAAATGAAATAAAAATGAATGGCGATACTGAAGTAAAAAAAATATTAACTTCATCTGATATAGGCGAAGTGAAAGAATGGCATTTTGAATATGGCGACAAAGAAGTATCTTTAAAAATAGTATCAGACATAGAAGAAGCATACGATCATATTAACAAATACGGCTCTCATCATACTGACTCAATAATATCAGAAAATAAAGACAATATAGAAAAGTTTATGACATTCGTTGATTCTGCTAATGTGTACTGCAATGCTTCAACAAGATTTTCAGACGGATTTAGATATGGTTTCGGTGCTGAAGTAGGAATATCAACAAATAAAACTCATGCTAGAGGTCCTGTAGGTTTGGAAGGCTTAACAATATACAAATATAAAATTTTTGGAAACTATCAAATAGTTAATGATTACGTTACTCATAAAGCAAGTTTTAAACATAAAAGAATAAAATAA
- a CDS encoding ParA family protein, giving the protein MSKVIAIVNQKGGVGKTTTAVNLSACIAKMGHKTLLIDIDPQANACLGVGVTREQMQKSVYDILIGQAEAKEVIIPTYQENLFLIPADSDLVGAQIELVNEIAREYKLKKAVETVKNDYEYIIIDCPPTLGILTLNALTAADSVLIPIQCEFYALDGVAELNNTIALVKENLNKELKIEGVLLTMYDARTKLASDVVKEVVNFFKEKTYKTMIPRNVRLSEAPSYGKAIGDYDKDCVGARSYKEFAKEFVEKSK; this is encoded by the coding sequence ATGTCTAAAGTTATAGCTATAGTCAATCAAAAAGGCGGAGTAGGAAAAACTACCACAGCCGTTAATTTAAGTGCATGCATAGCAAAAATGGGTCATAAAACACTTCTTATAGATATAGACCCTCAGGCTAATGCTTGTTTAGGTGTTGGCGTTACAAGAGAACAAATGCAAAAAAGCGTATACGATATATTAATAGGACAAGCTGAAGCAAAAGAAGTAATAATACCTACATATCAGGAGAATTTATTTCTAATACCGGCAGATTCCGACTTGGTTGGTGCTCAAATAGAACTTGTTAATGAAATAGCTAGAGAATATAAATTAAAAAAGGCTGTAGAAACTGTAAAAAATGACTATGAATATATTATTATAGACTGCCCTCCTACTTTGGGTATATTAACACTTAATGCTTTAACTGCTGCTGATTCTGTTCTTATACCTATACAATGTGAGTTTTATGCTTTAGACGGTGTTGCTGAACTTAATAACACAATAGCACTTGTAAAAGAAAATCTTAATAAAGAATTAAAAATAGAGGGTGTTCTACTCACTATGTATGATGCTAGAACAAAATTAGCTTCAGATGTAGTAAAAGAAGTAGTAAATTTCTTTAAAGAAAAGACTTACAAAACTATGATACCTAGAAATGTACGTTTAAGCGAAGCACCTTCCTATGGTAAAGCTATAGGGGATTATGATAAAGATTGTGTGGGAGCTAGAAGTTATAAAGAATTTGCAAAAGAGTTTGTTGAAAAATCTAAATAA
- a CDS encoding ParB/RepB/Spo0J family partition protein gives MSRKGGLGGQGLSALIKSTDNEIRTAAEEAERRGVLEIDVSLIDVNPDQPRKVFNEEEIQGLAESIKENGLINPITLREKDGKYQIISGERRFRAFKFLNRDRVPALVLENIADSKMLELTLVENIQRADLNAIEVARSYKKLIYDLNIKQEELANRVGKSRSTISNSMRILDLSENIQNLVLESKITEGHARTILSLDDENEREEFAKEIVEKGYSVRECERIVKERKNNISNDSNTNNNEENTENQNEVKKDNKKDPNIKKLENDLEKIFSTKVNVIDKNGKEGKIVIEYYSSDDLSRIMDMLEKVYERETGIKPTLEY, from the coding sequence ATGAGCAGAAAAGGCGGACTTGGCGGTCAGGGTTTAAGTGCATTAATAAAATCTACTGACAATGAAATAAGAACAGCAGCCGAAGAGGCAGAAAGAAGAGGAGTATTGGAAATAGATGTTTCTCTTATAGATGTTAATCCGGATCAGCCTAGAAAAGTATTCAATGAAGAAGAAATACAAGGTCTTGCCGAATCTATAAAAGAAAATGGACTCATAAACCCTATTACTTTAAGAGAAAAAGACGGAAAATACCAAATAATATCCGGAGAAAGAAGATTCAGAGCATTTAAATTCTTGAACAGGGATAGAGTTCCAGCATTGGTATTAGAAAATATAGCAGATTCTAAAATGCTTGAGCTTACTTTAGTTGAAAACATACAAAGGGCGGATTTAAATGCCATAGAAGTTGCTAGAAGCTATAAAAAATTAATATATGATTTGAATATTAAACAAGAAGAATTAGCAAACAGAGTTGGAAAAAGCAGAAGCACAATATCTAATTCTATGCGTATACTAGATTTAAGCGAAAATATACAAAATTTAGTATTAGAATCCAAAATAACAGAAGGACATGCCAGAACTATATTATCATTAGATGACGAGAATGAAAGAGAAGAATTTGCTAAAGAAATAGTAGAAAAAGGATATTCTGTAAGAGAATGCGAGAGAATAGTAAAAGAAAGAAAAAATAATATATCAAATGATTCTAATACAAATAATAATGAAGAAAATACAGAAAATCAAAACGAAGTAAAAAAAGATAATAAGAAAGACCCTAATATAAAAAAGCTAGAAAATGATTTAGAAAAAATATTCTCTACCAAAGTTAATGTTATAGATAAAAATGGGAAAGAGGGTAAAATAGTAATAGAATATTACAGTTCTGATGATTTATCAAGAATAATGGATATGCTTGAAAAAGTATATGAAAGAGAAACAGGAATAAAACCTACTCTTGAATATTAG
- a CDS encoding DUF4384 domain-containing protein has protein sequence MKTILKYILIITIITLNLYPRETMLIATVDLDHSLRANEPMRKEFVRTINRFASLKQKTSISVDREKKKLFSTNELSLEEGLTVASNLKVQAVIIMDSEKVLKDTNNTATNKNITINSNEINTILSNYNITNTMLSNDIVLTNEVKDLGDLIEYGIGEKTEKIDKDGEEKSDEELYEMRYNFKVIDMLTGDTLKEYELKNQSESVTTIQEICTYLEFYFSNLLFKAMESPINGIYLNFRIERITLENKTNVINNEGEIIEGESFTLNFRPNTEGYLYIFAFQNDGNVILMFPNDFNNFINNKYENKIEARKNYVIPPANSKFNIKIRPPFGEDAFYCLYTKKEQQWITGEYFKGDGFQMCPKNKIAEFTDKLKYKLKFISSNDWQISKVYLKSISEIK, from the coding sequence TTGAAAACAATATTAAAATACATTTTGATTATCACTATAATAACATTAAATCTTTATCCTAGAGAAACTATGCTTATAGCTACTGTAGATTTGGATCATAGTTTAAGGGCTAATGAGCCTATGAGAAAAGAGTTTGTGAGAACAATAAATAGATTTGCCTCTCTCAAACAAAAAACTTCTATTTCGGTAGATAGAGAGAAGAAAAAACTATTTTCTACAAATGAACTTAGCTTAGAAGAGGGATTAACTGTTGCTTCTAACTTAAAAGTACAGGCTGTTATTATAATGGATAGTGAAAAAGTATTAAAAGACACTAATAATACCGCTACTAATAAGAATATCACTATTAATTCAAATGAAATAAATACAATATTAAGCAATTATAACATTACAAATACTATGCTTAGTAATGATATAGTGCTTACAAATGAAGTTAAAGACTTAGGCGATTTAATAGAATATGGAATTGGAGAAAAAACAGAAAAAATTGATAAAGACGGAGAAGAAAAAAGTGATGAAGAGCTTTATGAAATGAGATATAATTTTAAAGTCATAGATATGTTAACTGGTGATACTCTTAAAGAATATGAACTAAAAAATCAGTCTGAAAGTGTAACAACTATACAAGAAATATGTACTTATTTAGAATTTTATTTCTCTAACCTTTTATTCAAAGCTATGGAATCTCCTATAAACGGTATATATTTAAATTTTAGAATAGAAAGAATAACATTAGAAAATAAAACAAATGTAATAAACAATGAAGGTGAAATAATAGAAGGAGAATCTTTTACTCTAAATTTCAGACCAAATACTGAAGGATATTTATATATATTTGCCTTTCAAAATGATGGAAATGTAATATTAATGTTTCCAAATGACTTCAATAATTTTATAAACAATAAATATGAAAACAAAATAGAAGCAAGAAAAAATTACGTAATCCCCCCTGCAAATTCTAAATTCAATATAAAAATAAGACCTCCATTTGGAGAAGATGCTTTTTATTGTCTATACACAAAGAAAGAACAGCAATGGATAACAGGTGAATATTTCAAAGGTGATGGTTTTCAAATGTGCCCAAAAAATAAAATTGCTGAGTTTACAGATAAATTGAAATATAAATTAAAATTCATTAGTTCTAATGATTGGCAAATATCAAAAGTATATTTAAAATCCATTTCAGAAATAAAATAA
- a CDS encoding TIGR00282 family metallophosphoesterase, translated as MSVKNILCLGDIIGVTGRYAIRRHLEEIKLENNIDFIIANGENAANGIGITRDTAAELFNSGIDVLTSGNHIWNNRDVFALIGNEHRLLRPYNYPSDAPGLGYYIYDMLDCKIGVINLMGRTFMDTLDCPFKKANLAIKHIKEKTNVIFIDFHAEATAEKIAFSYYLEGQVSCIFGTHTHVQTADEKILSSYTAYISDLGMCGSYNSVIGMKKEPAIARFVTKMPHRFEVETTSPMINGIVVQVDTVTGKALSIKRINLVYHNDIVERQEK; from the coding sequence ATGTCTGTGAAGAATATATTATGTCTTGGTGATATTATAGGTGTTACAGGACGTTATGCTATTAGAAGGCATTTAGAAGAAATAAAATTAGAGAACAATATAGATTTTATAATAGCAAATGGTGAAAATGCTGCCAATGGAATAGGCATTACTAGGGATACAGCAGCAGAGCTTTTTAATTCCGGTATAGATGTACTTACTTCTGGTAATCATATTTGGAATAATAGGGATGTTTTTGCTTTGATAGGCAATGAGCATCGCCTGCTTCGTCCTTATAATTATCCTAGTGATGCCCCAGGACTTGGCTATTATATATACGATATGTTAGATTGTAAGATTGGTGTAATTAATCTTATGGGAAGGACTTTTATGGATACATTGGATTGTCCTTTCAAAAAAGCCAATCTTGCAATTAAGCATATAAAAGAAAAAACTAATGTTATATTTATAGATTTTCATGCAGAAGCTACAGCAGAAAAAATAGCTTTTTCTTATTATCTTGAAGGGCAGGTTTCCTGTATATTTGGTACTCATACTCATGTTCAGACGGCTGATGAAAAGATATTATCATCATATACAGCTTATATATCAGATTTGGGTATGTGCGGTAGTTATAATTCGGTTATAGGAATGAAAAAAGAACCGGCTATAGCTAGATTTGTTACCAAAATGCCTCATAGATTTGAAGTGGAAACTACTAGCCCTATGATTAATGGTATTGTAGTTCAAGTTGACACTGTAACTGGTAAGGCACTTTCTATTAAAAGGATTAATTTAGTTTATCATAATGATATTGTAGAAAGACAAGAAAAATAG